The following nucleotide sequence is from Selenomonadales bacterium.
TTGACCATACGGGCAAATATGTTGTTCCCTTCGTGGTGATGGTGCCCAGAGTTGAAGGCATGGCTAGGGACGCAGTGGGCAGGCTCATTGACAATCCTACTAACGTAGAACATATGGGAGAGAGCGGCTTAAAACTTCCGCTGCCCGCAGGCACGGCCGTGCGCGGGCTGACTATCCGTGACGGTCAGGCTACGCTTGACCTTAACGAGGCCTTCCTGCAATATAATGTTGGAAGCGAACGACTGATAGTAGATGCCTTGGTGCTGACGCTGACGGAGTTTGACAACGTAGAACGCGTGCAACTGCAGGTTGGCGGCAAGAGATTGGCCCGCTTGCCGGGTGGCACTGCCGTTTGGCAGCCGCTCATGCGCAAGGACCGGCTCGTAAACGAAGAGAACGCCACAGCGCGCACAGCCGCAACCGTGCCGTTGACGCTGTACTTCAGCAGTGCCAGCCAGGAGGAGTATGTCTATTTTGTGCCGGTGACACGCCACGTGCCACAGACGGAGGACCTACTGCTGGCGACGGTTAATGAGCTTATCCGGGGTCCGCTGGCAGGCACTTCTCTCTTGCGGGACGTCCCTGCGGCCACTAAGGTGCGCTCTCTGCGCGTAAACGCCATGGGAGTGGCCGAAGTCGATTTCTCGCGCGAAATATACGACCATGTGCGAGGCGAGACGGCCGAAGTGGCATTGATGGGGTCTCTAGTGCTAAGCCTGACAGAGCATGAGGGAGTTAAGGGCGTGAGGGTTACCGTCGAAGGGCGGGCTCCGCGGTTTAATGCCGGGACTGATATTACCAGGCCCATACTGCGTCCGGTATTTGTTAACCCGTTTATTCTCTAGTGTTGTGGGAACCGCTGACGTGGTTCCTGCGCCTGGGACAAGCTAAGGAGGGTTTTTATGCGCATCGACGGCCGAAAAGAGACCCAGTTGCGTCCGGTGAAGTTTCACCGCAACTACATAAGTCATGCAGAGGGCTCGGTTCTCGTGGAGAT
It contains:
- a CDS encoding GerMN domain-containing protein, with amino-acid sequence MSIHRCTRWVLVLVLLLSVGVLLGCIPAWLRPTAAPPRNDEPKRQGVFVPRALPVLQQREVRQRVLWVLDHTGKYVVPFVVMVPRVEGMARDAVGRLIDNPTNVEHMGESGLKLPLPAGTAVRGLTIRDGQATLDLNEAFLQYNVGSERLIVDALVLTLTEFDNVERVQLQVGGKRLARLPGGTAVWQPLMRKDRLVNEENATARTAATVPLTLYFSSASQEEYVYFVPVTRHVPQTEDLLLATVNELIRGPLAGTSLLRDVPAATKVRSLRVNAMGVAEVDFSREIYDHVRGETAEVALMGSLVLSLTEHEGVKGVRVTVEGRAPRFNAGTDITRPILRPVFVNPFIL